A single Amphiura filiformis chromosome 8, Afil_fr2py, whole genome shotgun sequence DNA region contains:
- the LOC140158489 gene encoding pygopus homolog 2-like, whose product MPCELLLQPNNSALMPKGKKTTKRSRASSESDAQESIGIGKISPNKKSPGKGKKRRKSTAAKETESTQDIRPPEPPQADNIFAANPFEDNPASQNLSRLSRHMNRRMSGQFPNMNMNSNFGPRGMMPPPSRFPMGHMGPSNGPMNSMMMRHPCFPCGVCRGEVHVSEDAITCESSCNQWYHRMCTGLTEAAYTLLTTEHSAQWVCDKCVRSKQVPLMRLKPQQVT is encoded by the exons ATGCCGTGTGAGCTGCTGCTGCAACCAAATAATTCTGCCTTAATGCCCAAAGGGAAAAAGACAACTAAAAGATCCAGAG CTTCTTCAGAGTCAGATGCTCAGGAGAGCATTGGGATCGGCAAGATATCTCCTAACAAGAAATCACCAGGGAAAGGAAAGAAACGTAGGAAAAGTACAGCAGCTAAAGAG ACTGAAAGCACCCAAGATATCCGACCTCCTGAACCACCTCAAGCAGATAACATCTTTGCCGCTAATCCCTTTGAGGACAATCCAGCGTCTCAAAATCTTTCCCGATTATCTCGTCACATGAATAGAAGAATGAGTGGACAGTTTCCCAACATGAACATGAATAGCAACTTTGGACCTCGCGGTATGATGCCACCACCCTCACGGTTTCCAATGGGACATATGGGTCCAAGCAACGGTCCAATGAACTCCATGATGATGCGACATCCATGTTTTCCATGCGGGGTATGTCGTGGCGAGGTACATGTTAGTGAAGATGCAATCACATGTGAGAGTAGTTGTAATCAGTGGTACCATCGTATGTGTACTGGGTTAACAGAAGCGGCGTACACTTTGCTTACTACAGAACACTCGGCACAATGGGTATGCGACAAATGTGTCCGTTCCAAGCAGGTTCCATTGATGAGATTAAAACCGCAACAGGTCACATGA